AAGAGGCAGTCATTGATGCTATGAATGGCTGGGACCCTTCAGAAAATGCACTTTATTATTTTAACCCGAAAACAGCTACAAGTAAGTGGATTTGGTCACGACCTCAAATTAAACAAATTGGAGAACATATTTTCTGTTCATAGAAAGGAGGAAAATAAATGAGAACCATGCTTGCTATACTTACAGCAGCCGTTATTGGCTTAGGTGCTTACAGCATACATTTACATGGTGAAAAGGCAAGCTTACAACGTACCGTGCTTGCCCAGTATACAGATAAATTAACGGATGCTTCTGAGAAATTATCGCATTTACAACGAGCGGTTTCACAATCATTACTGTTTCAGAATGACCAAGCTATTCACAATGAATTAGATTCCGTTTGGCGATTAAGCTCCGATGTTCGATCGTCCATATCAAATATTCCAATCGGACAGGAACTTTCTAATCAATGGCTAAGTTACCTAGGGCGTCTAGGAGATGAAGCAAAGAAAACAGCTAAAACGGGAGATTACCAAGCGTGGCGTGAAAAAATGCCACAAATCTCTACAAATTTACAATCACTCTCGGATGAATGGTCAGCGGCAACAGTCGATTTTTATAAAAATAACGGTAAAATGGATGTCTGGCTGAGACAAGTAGATCAAAAAAATCCAAATACAACATTTGATAATGTTCAAAAGACTCTGAAGGACTACAGTGAAAAGGATTTCCCACTGACATTAAGTGAATCCGATTGGCAGAAAAAAATCGAGCTAAAAGCATTACAGGATTCGGTTATTACGGAAAAAGAGGCATTAGAAAAAGTGAAGAATATGTTCCCTATCATTAAGGATGCCACATTTACAGTGACGAGAAGCAGTGATACAGCACCATATCCGTTTTATCATATCCAATTCCACCAAGGTATTCGTCTAGGTTATGTGGATCTTACCGAAAAGGGTGGACATTTATTATCCTATTTAGTTGAGCGACCTGTAGATGAAGCAAGGCTTTCACAAGAAGAGATAATGAAAAAGGCTGAGGAACATTTAAAACGACTTGGTATAAATGATGTGGCATTTGTAGAATCTCGTGAAAACCATCAAGCATGGCATGTCACATTTGCACGTGTGCACCCTGGCGATAAAGCAATCATTTATGCAGATGGTATTCAGTTAAAGCTAGCGAAGGATACTGGAGAATTGCTTGGCGCAAATGCAATGGAATATATACAGGAAGAGACAATTAAACAACAAACTGCAAAACCAATTGACTGGAAAACTTTCTTTGACAAGGATGTTAAAGTGGAGGAAGTAAAAAATATTTATACAGATAACGGCCAATATGAACAGCGTCTTTGTTATGAAGTGATTGCGGTAAGAGATGGTCAATCACCTGAAACCTTTAGGATTGTCATTGATGCTGAAAATCACAATGTTTTAAAGGTGGAATATTTAACTTAATCCAAGAAAAAACTACCAGTTCATATAGCCAAAATGAGCATCTCATGCGATAATGAAATTATATTTTTGTTCGGGGAGATGCTCATGGAAATAAAAATTGGTACACTTTTACAACTTGAACCTACTTATACAGAGCGTGTTGAAAAATTCCGCTGTAAAGTTGTAGAACAAAAAGATAATATTCTTTATATTGATTATCCAATAAATATTGCAACAAAGAAAACAGCATTTTTAATAGATGGCTCTGAATTTAGAGCAACTTTTCGCACCGAAGACAAACAATCCTTTGCTTTTAATACAGAAGTGATTGGGCGTAAAGCTGGCAACATACCAATGATTATGTTGCATTGTCCAAAGGCAGAAGAATTTATCAAAATTCAACGTCGTGA
This genomic stretch from Lysinibacillus pakistanensis harbors:
- a CDS encoding PepSY1/2 domain-containing protein — encoded protein: MRTMLAILTAAVIGLGAYSIHLHGEKASLQRTVLAQYTDKLTDASEKLSHLQRAVSQSLLFQNDQAIHNELDSVWRLSSDVRSSISNIPIGQELSNQWLSYLGRLGDEAKKTAKTGDYQAWREKMPQISTNLQSLSDEWSAATVDFYKNNGKMDVWLRQVDQKNPNTTFDNVQKTLKDYSEKDFPLTLSESDWQKKIELKALQDSVITEKEALEKVKNMFPIIKDATFTVTRSSDTAPYPFYHIQFHQGIRLGYVDLTEKGGHLLSYLVERPVDEARLSQEEIMKKAEEHLKRLGINDVAFVESRENHQAWHVTFARVHPGDKAIIYADGIQLKLAKDTGELLGANAMEYIQEETIKQQTAKPIDWKTFFDKDVKVEEVKNIYTDNGQYEQRLCYEVIAVRDGQSPETFRIVIDAENHNVLKVEYLT